A genomic stretch from Leptospira andrefontaineae includes:
- a CDS encoding glycerate kinase, translated as MYRSRIFIAPDKFKGTLSAKQAAHAMGLGVLSALGNAVQIFELPLADGGEGSLTTLRSLRPKLELQVNTLPDACGRNRSVCYLMEEGRAYFESARLLSLNFRNNRRLPLIDRTSRGLGRWVRHIQTQQTKELFIFLGGTAVCDGGLGILHEFGFRLLDTKDRPIYSLRDLPNARRLIPPDTVTPIMADIKMFSDVANPLLGPTGAPQLFAPQKGASSSEVALLEDGLQQLSLLWAEFGGHTDTNWLDGVGAGGGIALPFLGMGGKRVTLDSGALFFLEESGLAQMIRPGDLVLTGEGRTDAGTLTGKLVDAVVRLCRRIGADCLVVSGAVADRDRLDAADYPEIFAVSKDGSVPSRKVAVSELSHTVARALGSS; from the coding sequence ATGTATCGCAGCCGTATCTTCATTGCACCCGACAAATTTAAAGGAACTCTAAGTGCGAAGCAGGCTGCACATGCTATGGGCTTGGGAGTTCTTTCTGCCTTGGGAAATGCAGTTCAAATATTTGAACTTCCCTTGGCGGACGGTGGTGAAGGAAGTCTTACTACCCTCAGATCACTTCGGCCAAAACTGGAGCTTCAGGTAAATACACTTCCGGATGCTTGTGGGAGAAACCGCTCGGTTTGTTATCTTATGGAAGAGGGTCGTGCCTATTTCGAATCGGCTAGACTTCTATCATTAAACTTTAGAAACAATCGCAGGCTTCCTCTGATAGATCGTACGAGTAGAGGCCTCGGTCGTTGGGTTCGTCACATCCAAACTCAGCAGACGAAGGAATTGTTTATTTTCCTTGGAGGTACGGCAGTTTGCGACGGTGGACTCGGGATCCTACATGAATTCGGGTTTCGCCTTTTAGACACTAAGGACCGACCGATATATTCCTTGCGAGACTTGCCAAATGCTCGAAGGCTTATACCGCCGGATACAGTTACTCCAATAATGGCTGACATCAAAATGTTTTCGGATGTAGCCAATCCCTTATTAGGTCCGACGGGTGCACCCCAATTATTTGCTCCGCAGAAAGGTGCTTCATCAAGCGAAGTTGCTCTATTGGAAGATGGGCTTCAACAGCTCTCCCTTCTTTGGGCAGAGTTTGGTGGACATACTGATACAAATTGGCTGGATGGGGTTGGTGCCGGAGGTGGAATAGCGCTTCCATTTCTTGGAATGGGAGGAAAGCGAGTAACGCTAGATTCGGGTGCTCTTTTCTTTTTGGAAGAATCCGGACTGGCTCAAATGATTCGTCCTGGTGATTTGGTTTTAACGGGAGAAGGTCGGACCGACGCAGGAACTCTAACCGGTAAGCTAGTAGATGCTGTGGTTCGACTTTGTCGCCGAATTGGTGCGGATTGTTTGGTCGTCAGTGGTGCTGTGGCTGACCGAGATCGATTGGACGCGGCTGATTATCCCGAAATATTTGCGGTATCAAAGGATGGTAGTGTGCCGTCACGTAAAGTGGCAGTTTCAGAACTATCGCATACTGTAGCAAGGGCTCTCGGCTCGTCATAA
- a CDS encoding MASE3 domain-containing protein, translated as MDFRFRMAEMGQEISYSNRYWMKVIGAFFFASLPILTIQVFHSSIYFESKIPPYLVFHNIAESFSIIVSMSIFGVGWFTYPQSKDRHTLFLGTAFLGIALIDMMHMLGYSGMPDLFTPNSPNKSTQFWIIVRLFSAISFLTSAFVPNENGLFKQKGLMLFVPILVSTFTFIAVTYFTELLPVTFSPEIGLTFFKRVSEFVIIFVLILALIAYWFRIPKFGWENTKYYIYAFIFCILSELVFAVYTTVFDIYNVLGHIYKIISFFLIYRGVFISSINRPYWKILETNEILSRSLGEKENLIREIYHRSNNTLQVIGSLIVLQSEAYPESPEIRTIVYRLQDRIQAISLVHRLLYSGKDLSSVPIKQYITELSNYALRTNDNSSCQLSIQTEIEDRKLLFDVVIPIGLILSELLNNSIKFAFPKASSGNISIHFYEDQGGRFHLTYSDDGVGMEKEYNFKSCSSLGIQLVQGIAESQLSGNIRFKTGPNFQCEIDFPNNIYKKRV; from the coding sequence ATGGATTTCAGGTTCAGAATGGCGGAAATGGGTCAGGAAATTTCTTATTCGAATCGCTATTGGATGAAAGTAATTGGAGCGTTCTTCTTTGCTTCTCTTCCGATCTTGACCATCCAGGTTTTCCATTCGTCCATATATTTCGAATCCAAGATCCCTCCGTATCTAGTCTTTCATAATATAGCAGAATCATTCAGTATTATCGTATCTATGTCTATTTTCGGGGTGGGCTGGTTTACTTACCCTCAAAGTAAAGATAGGCACACTTTATTTTTAGGGACCGCTTTTTTGGGCATCGCCTTAATAGATATGATGCATATGCTGGGATACTCCGGCATGCCGGATTTGTTTACTCCGAATTCTCCTAATAAATCCACCCAGTTTTGGATCATAGTCCGGTTATTTTCGGCAATTTCATTTTTAACAAGTGCGTTTGTTCCAAACGAGAACGGATTATTCAAACAAAAAGGGTTGATGCTGTTTGTACCGATCCTAGTTTCCACATTTACATTTATAGCAGTTACTTATTTTACGGAACTTCTTCCCGTTACTTTTTCTCCCGAGATCGGTTTAACATTTTTTAAAAGGGTTTCGGAGTTTGTTATTATTTTTGTATTGATACTTGCCCTGATCGCTTATTGGTTTAGGATACCTAAGTTCGGCTGGGAGAATACAAAATATTATATTTACGCATTCATATTTTGTATTTTGAGCGAGCTTGTCTTTGCAGTATATACAACTGTATTCGATATATATAATGTATTAGGCCATATTTATAAGATCATTTCTTTTTTCCTTATCTACAGAGGGGTTTTCATTTCTTCTATCAATCGACCATACTGGAAAATTTTAGAAACAAACGAGATATTGTCTAGGTCTTTGGGAGAAAAAGAGAATCTGATCCGGGAAATATATCATCGTTCCAATAATACTTTGCAGGTAATCGGTAGTCTGATCGTTCTACAATCGGAGGCATATCCGGAGAGTCCCGAAATTAGGACGATCGTGTATAGGCTTCAGGACCGTATACAGGCCATTTCTCTTGTGCATAGATTATTGTATTCCGGAAAGGATCTATCATCCGTACCGATAAAACAATATATCACCGAGTTATCGAATTACGCGTTACGGACTAATGATAATAGTTCCTGTCAACTGAGCATTCAGACAGAAATAGAGGACCGGAAACTTCTTTTTGATGTGGTGATCCCCATCGGTTTGATACTTTCCGAACTTTTGAATAATTCGATCAAATTCGCTTTTCCTAAAGCTTCTTCCGGAAATATTTCGATTCATTTTTATGAAGATCAGGGAGGAAGATTTCACTTAACATATTCGGACGACGGAGTTGGTATGGAGAAAGAATACAATTTTAAGAGTTGTAGTTCTTTAGGAATACAACTCGTGCAAGGGATCGCAGAAAGCCAATTGTCAGGAAATATCCGTTTTAAGACCGGTCCGAATTTTCAATGCGAGATCGATTTTCCGAATAATATATATAAAAAGCGGGTTTAG
- a CDS encoding MBOAT family O-acyltransferase: MLFNSLVFLIFFSFVYLIYWSLDHKWRRGFLILASIVFYGYWSVVFLAHFVLVVVLNYAYYYFFERRGDRKRLVWILILNLANLFVFKYYPFFKRVMSDIGFGTDVMSTSAEWILPLAISFYTFQMISFQVDVHRGDFEYKVSFSDFLLFILFFPQLIAGPILRAKDFLTRIHVPKRPNLLFSTTGCWWLLFGLIKKVLIADQISVWIDTVYSTPGTYNAEAHWVSFYGFAIQIYCDFSGYTDIARGCALLLGYKLPPNFLAPYFSGSFREFWRRWHISLSTWLRDYLYIPLGGNRSGNLRTNINLFLTMLLGGLWHGANYTFIIWGAWHGILLGLERLLIGRFSFFNRIPKFVSALFVFHLVSIGWIFFRADSVVDAFGFISGLFNISGAKLRLPWGTNWIFISFLIVHWLEYRSVKPKRESLKRVLRYAIPVVTIFVGFWIAGSVSGERSFIYFQF, encoded by the coding sequence ATGTTATTTAACAGCCTTGTTTTTTTGATTTTTTTCTCGTTTGTCTATTTGATCTACTGGTCCTTGGATCATAAGTGGAGACGAGGATTTCTAATTTTAGCTTCCATTGTTTTTTACGGCTATTGGAGCGTAGTTTTTCTCGCTCATTTCGTGTTGGTCGTGGTTTTGAACTACGCCTATTACTATTTTTTCGAACGTCGAGGTGACCGCAAAAGGCTCGTCTGGATTCTTATTTTGAATTTGGCGAATCTTTTTGTTTTCAAATATTATCCGTTCTTTAAGCGAGTGATGTCCGATATCGGCTTTGGAACGGATGTTATGTCTACTAGTGCTGAATGGATTCTTCCTTTAGCGATTAGCTTCTATACGTTCCAAATGATATCTTTCCAAGTTGATGTACATCGGGGAGATTTTGAATATAAAGTATCCTTCTCGGACTTTCTATTGTTTATTCTTTTCTTTCCCCAGTTGATTGCAGGTCCAATATTAAGAGCGAAAGATTTTTTAACCAGGATTCATGTTCCGAAAAGGCCTAACTTATTGTTTTCAACGACAGGTTGCTGGTGGCTTTTATTCGGTTTAATTAAGAAAGTACTGATTGCAGATCAGATTTCCGTTTGGATAGACACTGTATATTCGACTCCAGGGACATATAATGCGGAAGCTCATTGGGTATCTTTTTATGGCTTCGCAATTCAGATCTATTGCGACTTTTCAGGTTACACTGATATAGCTAGAGGTTGTGCTTTACTTCTCGGTTACAAACTTCCGCCTAATTTTTTAGCTCCTTATTTTTCAGGATCTTTTCGGGAATTTTGGCGTCGCTGGCATATATCGTTGTCAACTTGGTTACGCGACTACCTGTACATACCATTAGGTGGAAATCGATCAGGTAATCTAAGAACCAATATCAATCTTTTTCTAACTATGCTTTTGGGGGGTCTTTGGCATGGAGCAAATTACACGTTCATAATCTGGGGGGCGTGGCACGGCATACTTTTGGGTCTTGAAAGATTGCTCATAGGTCGTTTTTCCTTTTTCAATCGAATCCCCAAATTTGTTTCTGCATTATTTGTTTTCCATCTAGTTAGTATTGGTTGGATTTTTTTTCGAGCCGACTCGGTTGTGGATGCGTTTGGATTTATCTCCGGCTTATTCAATATCTCTGGAGCGAAATTGAGATTACCTTGGGGCACCAATTGGATATTCATTTCTTTCTTAATTGTTCATTGGTTGGAATATCGTTCAGTGAAACCGAAACGGGAAAGCTTAAAAAGAGTGCTTCGTTATGCGATTCCGGTTGTGACGATTTTTGTCGGATTTTGGATCGCGGGGTCTGTTTCCGGCGAAAGGTCCTTTATTTATTTCCAATTTTAA
- a CDS encoding DUF4387 family protein, whose translation MTAIKNLSRYVRSKNAGPFWMTIDIFCDSTEDYSRIKKSKDSLPEKVAALYEVDKDSMMFFFADDLLTVKISIPKEKPQGHKYESDMHSGQQFVRILELQID comes from the coding sequence ATGACTGCTATAAAAAATTTATCCAGATACGTTCGATCCAAAAATGCAGGTCCTTTTTGGATGACCATCGACATTTTTTGTGATTCAACAGAAGACTATTCTAGAATTAAAAAATCTAAGGACAGCTTACCGGAAAAAGTAGCTGCTCTTTATGAAGTAGATAAAGATTCGATGATGTTTTTCTTTGCGGATGATTTATTAACTGTTAAAATATCAATACCAAAGGAAAAACCTCAAGGCCATAAATACGAGAGTGACATGCACTCTGGGCAGCAGTTTGTCAGAATTTTGGAGTTGCAGATTGATTAA
- a CDS encoding response regulator codes for MKNLNVLLVEEEVITAMLIRRELRKIGYNVIDLATSGEEAVRIAKEDRPDLILMDITLAGEMDGIAAASEIKEDVDIPIVFVTGYQDKATKDRAAVTKPLGYFVKPLQIDQLKSLIDSHF; via the coding sequence ATGAAAAATTTAAACGTACTTCTTGTAGAGGAAGAGGTGATTACTGCCATGTTGATCCGACGGGAGTTGAGAAAGATCGGATATAATGTGATCGACCTCGCTACATCCGGAGAAGAAGCAGTTAGGATCGCGAAGGAAGATCGTCCGGATCTGATCTTAATGGATATCACTCTCGCAGGAGAAATGGATGGTATTGCCGCAGCTTCCGAGATCAAAGAGGATGTAGATATTCCTATCGTTTTTGTTACTGGATACCAGGATAAAGCCACCAAAGATAGGGCCGCAGTAACCAAACCTTTGGGTTATTTTGTAAAACCGTTACAGATAGATCAATTGAAGAGTCTGATCGACTCACATTTTTGA
- a CDS encoding OmpP1/FadL family transporter, producing MKLGIIITLYKGFSRSKRGRIPFLLILLLFLSFGSSVYGFQGIMPTSVGARQAGMGGAFQAIGGSVMDLESNPSHLARLTTPKWEFGTSVHFAKIEYSDSFIDQDPNLSYQNKIVETPRAVFPYMGYIHPVTDRLGIGFALYTQGGGGGSFSNITRISPGKQSLNDTFGVNVPFGTERKSQEDLKFKFMLTKLTIGAGYRFGNLSVGLGLDLAYAFMEMKKTNLDLSRTVELPGSLAYNSDPAYSYGGKLGFSYELSSNIRLAYSYTLRNVLHMDGQMKVEGEDPIVKNGSRVSRYMVWPDRHIFGISYRIHSWIFDFDIKFIPWSQSFRTNRFILERPLVTTPIGSESNVMQMNFRWRDQYCFALGAEYEWKYGFRFRAGYSYAKTPMTPQGLNPMLGTTNEHHLAGGLGYYTTSGPTLHFAIEYAFPKSMKGSESSDWALAHSIFSAKEIQLTQFQFSKSVSVLSLSFGVEKNI from the coding sequence ATGAAACTCGGAATTATTATCACACTATATAAAGGATTCTCCCGATCGAAAAGAGGGCGTATCCCCTTTTTACTTATCCTTCTTCTTTTCCTATCCTTTGGCTCTAGCGTGTATGGATTCCAAGGGATCATGCCAACCTCAGTCGGAGCAAGACAAGCCGGAATGGGGGGCGCCTTCCAAGCTATCGGAGGTTCCGTTATGGACTTGGAATCCAATCCATCTCATTTGGCCAGGCTCACTACTCCTAAATGGGAATTCGGCACTTCCGTTCATTTTGCAAAAATAGAATATTCAGATTCTTTTATAGACCAGGACCCTAACCTTTCTTACCAGAATAAGATCGTGGAAACTCCAAGAGCAGTTTTTCCTTATATGGGTTATATTCATCCTGTCACAGATCGGCTCGGGATTGGATTCGCATTGTACACACAAGGTGGAGGAGGAGGTTCTTTTTCAAATATCACTCGGATCTCTCCCGGCAAACAAAGTTTAAATGATACATTTGGCGTAAACGTTCCTTTCGGAACGGAAAGAAAATCACAAGAAGATCTTAAATTCAAATTTATGCTTACCAAGTTGACTATAGGCGCCGGATATAGATTCGGAAATCTATCAGTAGGCTTAGGGCTTGATCTTGCCTATGCGTTCATGGAAATGAAGAAGACAAATTTAGATCTGAGTAGGACAGTCGAACTGCCTGGCAGCCTCGCATATAATAGCGATCCTGCTTACTCATACGGAGGTAAATTAGGATTTTCTTATGAACTCTCCTCGAACATAAGATTAGCTTACTCTTATACACTTCGAAACGTTTTACATATGGACGGACAAATGAAAGTAGAAGGAGAGGATCCGATTGTCAAAAATGGATCTCGCGTTTCAAGATATATGGTCTGGCCAGACCGACATATTTTCGGGATCTCTTATCGTATTCATTCTTGGATTTTCGATTTTGATATTAAGTTCATTCCTTGGTCCCAAAGTTTTCGTACAAATCGTTTTATCTTGGAGCGGCCGTTAGTAACTACTCCAATCGGTTCCGAATCAAATGTAATGCAGATGAATTTCAGATGGAGAGATCAATATTGTTTCGCTTTAGGCGCGGAATATGAGTGGAAATACGGATTCAGGTTCAGAGCGGGATATAGTTATGCCAAAACACCAATGACTCCCCAAGGATTAAATCCAATGCTTGGGACCACGAATGAACATCATCTTGCAGGAGGTTTGGGATATTATACTACGAGCGGTCCTACACTTCATTTTGCGATAGAATATGCATTTCCAAAGTCAATGAAGGGAAGTGAGTCTTCCGATTGGGCCTTGGCGCATTCTATCTTTTCCGCAAAAGAGATCCAACTGACTCAATTCCAATTCAGCAAATCTGTTTCAGTATTGAGCTTAAGTTTTGGCGTTGAGAAAAATATTTAA
- a CDS encoding patatin-like phospholipase family protein has protein sequence MELPKAKKGKRALLVEGGGMKGAFAGGVLHSLNCILPAKNFDLVLAVSSGACCAAYYATTPDPEPVSGDHTLSIWKYELAGKKLISVFHPLFGKPFLDQKYLIDYLFRKKYRILTENLGKKGLPELRIAVSNLRSRSIEYRKATKENLFDLLKAATSLPIATKGKYKVEGEYLSDAAILNPLPLQDLIEAGYKDITVVLNSPIQHSSPPLTSISRFLSFPLDRKLSKIMKFSHHTNYNTAREIASNPPKGVRIYTIAPETKLPVGLITTKQSKLEQTVELGKEIGRKAAKFLKRKL, from the coding sequence ATGGAACTTCCAAAAGCAAAAAAAGGAAAGCGAGCATTATTGGTAGAAGGAGGAGGAATGAAAGGAGCATTTGCGGGAGGAGTTTTACATTCTTTGAATTGTATTCTACCTGCCAAAAACTTCGATTTGGTCCTGGCTGTTTCGTCTGGAGCATGTTGCGCTGCTTATTACGCAACCACTCCTGATCCCGAACCAGTTTCAGGAGATCATACACTTTCCATTTGGAAATACGAACTCGCAGGCAAAAAATTGATCTCGGTCTTTCATCCTCTTTTCGGCAAACCGTTCTTAGATCAAAAATATTTAATAGATTATCTATTCCGAAAAAAGTATCGGATCTTGACCGAAAATTTAGGAAAGAAAGGATTACCTGAACTAAGGATCGCAGTCAGCAATCTTCGATCCAGATCTATAGAATATAGAAAAGCCACAAAAGAAAATTTATTCGATCTATTGAAAGCAGCAACATCACTTCCGATAGCAACCAAAGGAAAATATAAGGTAGAAGGAGAATATCTATCCGATGCGGCGATCTTGAACCCTTTGCCACTACAAGATTTGATCGAGGCAGGATATAAGGATATAACGGTAGTATTAAATTCTCCAATACAACATTCTTCTCCGCCACTCACATCTATCAGTAGATTTTTATCCTTTCCTCTGGATCGAAAACTATCCAAGATCATGAAATTTTCCCATCATACGAATTATAATACTGCAAGAGAGATCGCATCCAATCCTCCAAAAGGTGTTCGTATTTATACAATTGCACCGGAAACAAAACTTCCTGTTGGACTAATCACAACTAAACAATCGAAACTGGAACAAACAGTCGAGTTAGGAAAAGAAATCGGAAGAAAGGCTGCAAAATTCTTAAAACGAAAACTATGA
- a CDS encoding acyclic terpene utilization AtuA family protein — protein MSIVDSTCKILVPIGAVGGGIAEEEFKIGLSRRPDAIACDAGSTDSGPSYLGTGQTKYAREAVKEDMRIMIVGGNELSIPVLIGSCGTCGSDMGVDQMKEITLEICKEERIKAKIACIYTEQAHATIKKKLHENKIRPLAPLGDLTESLIDECDHIVALAGAEPFIQAIDKGATIILCGRATDTAMMSALPLRWGLPPGPTWHAAKTVECGAQCTSIPAKGSVLITVDKDGFTVEPTLEGSKCTPYTVSAHMLYENANPYKLVEPSGTTDTSTAIYKQLNEVAVRVEGTSFYPAEKYTMKLEGSGAVGFQTITLVGIRDPEVCAHLNEWSTNLKNYINSQIKRLKYDTNKFSYDMKLYGYNAILGEKIPDDSEAPREVMVLFTVTGDTQEMASKISKLVQPYLLHFPYNFNEQLPSFAFPFSPSAIDKGAIYEFKLNHVVELDDPLELVRIEYVRAEFRESVR, from the coding sequence ATGTCAATAGTTGATTCAACATGCAAAATCCTTGTTCCGATTGGAGCTGTGGGAGGTGGGATCGCTGAGGAGGAATTTAAAATCGGTTTATCAAGGCGTCCGGATGCAATAGCGTGTGACGCAGGGTCGACCGATTCGGGACCGTCCTATCTTGGTACTGGTCAAACCAAATACGCCAGAGAGGCGGTGAAAGAAGACATGAGGATCATGATCGTTGGAGGAAACGAACTGTCGATCCCTGTCTTGATCGGGTCATGTGGAACTTGCGGTTCCGATATGGGCGTTGATCAGATGAAAGAAATTACTTTAGAAATTTGTAAAGAAGAACGTATCAAGGCAAAGATCGCTTGTATATATACCGAACAGGCTCATGCAACTATTAAAAAGAAGTTACATGAGAACAAAATCCGTCCTTTAGCTCCGCTTGGAGATCTTACGGAATCCTTAATTGATGAGTGCGATCATATTGTTGCCCTTGCCGGGGCGGAACCTTTTATTCAGGCTATTGATAAAGGCGCAACTATCATCCTTTGCGGTAGGGCTACAGATACAGCCATGATGTCCGCCCTTCCATTAAGATGGGGGCTTCCACCAGGGCCGACTTGGCATGCGGCAAAAACAGTCGAATGTGGAGCGCAATGCACTTCTATACCAGCGAAGGGTAGTGTCCTAATTACCGTAGATAAGGATGGGTTCACTGTTGAACCAACTCTTGAGGGAAGTAAATGTACACCTTATACGGTATCCGCACATATGCTTTATGAAAATGCAAACCCTTATAAATTGGTCGAACCTTCCGGAACTACTGATACGAGTACGGCAATATATAAACAACTGAACGAGGTTGCTGTCCGGGTCGAGGGGACTAGTTTTTATCCAGCCGAAAAATATACGATGAAGCTAGAAGGATCGGGAGCAGTGGGTTTTCAGACGATCACATTGGTTGGAATACGTGATCCGGAAGTATGTGCTCATTTGAATGAATGGTCTACTAATTTGAAAAATTATATTAACTCTCAAATTAAGAGGCTCAAGTATGATACGAATAAGTTTTCGTACGACATGAAATTGTACGGTTATAATGCAATACTTGGCGAAAAAATTCCTGACGATTCTGAAGCTCCTCGAGAAGTCATGGTTCTATTTACGGTAACGGGAGATACGCAGGAAATGGCTAGCAAAATTAGTAAACTTGTGCAACCTTACCTACTTCACTTCCCATACAACTTCAATGAACAATTGCCTAGTTTTGCTTTTCCTTTTTCTCCGTCAGCGATAGACAAAGGAGCAATTTATGAATTTAAGTTGAATCATGTCGTAGAGCTTGATGACCCTTTGGAATTGGTGAGAATTGAATATGTTCGTGCTGAATTTAGAGAGAGTGTAAGATGA
- a CDS encoding DUF1574 family protein: MNFNILAKKRERQKFVAFLIPVIALSAYLIVDKVFLIKPLRDKLAAYLPYTENFLPLINNDDLVELDYINSKNVFLALGTSRSIAFNGFPNPGYTRKDPFLTPQIAHKMENWEGISIAMAGASMRLIYARLLQTLEKGWEPDFVVVEISMMSFNKNGKFKEFLKQNVIPLDFALKHYKELGLTAVWNILYPRMFLSYKYQFSPKNFWRLLQGDDRDWELTFFGLAGGNGYESVSKKDRKNLESGNFKDYNILTLGKSPAVYKEKFEDLLFVIKQEAGNTYMVDPEELEYLEKTIALLKAKKIPTVYLRPRVHPILNNYERIESNWAEFETKVLDTLQRSDVHYVDANELPMKCDYFSDASHLSRRCYTELSSFLLPVR; this comes from the coding sequence GTGAATTTTAATATCCTCGCTAAGAAGCGAGAAAGGCAAAAATTTGTCGCCTTCTTAATTCCGGTTATTGCATTAAGTGCCTATCTTATCGTTGATAAAGTTTTTCTTATAAAACCCTTGAGAGATAAATTGGCGGCTTATCTCCCTTATACCGAAAACTTTTTACCACTGATCAATAACGATGACCTTGTTGAGTTGGATTATATCAATTCCAAAAATGTTTTTTTAGCGCTCGGAACCTCAAGGAGTATTGCTTTTAACGGTTTTCCGAACCCAGGCTATACACGAAAAGACCCGTTTTTAACCCCGCAAATAGCTCATAAGATGGAAAATTGGGAAGGAATAAGTATTGCGATGGCAGGGGCTAGCATGCGCTTAATTTATGCGCGCCTTTTGCAGACTCTTGAGAAAGGGTGGGAGCCCGATTTTGTTGTCGTCGAAATTTCGATGATGAGCTTTAATAAGAATGGAAAGTTTAAAGAATTTTTAAAACAGAATGTCATTCCATTGGACTTTGCGCTAAAACATTATAAGGAACTAGGGTTGACGGCGGTTTGGAACATTCTTTATCCCAGGATGTTTTTGTCGTATAAATACCAATTTTCTCCCAAAAATTTCTGGAGACTATTGCAAGGTGATGATCGCGACTGGGAATTAACGTTCTTCGGATTAGCGGGCGGAAATGGTTACGAATCAGTAAGCAAGAAAGATCGGAAAAACTTAGAATCAGGCAATTTTAAAGATTATAATATTTTAACTCTTGGGAAAAGTCCTGCTGTATATAAAGAGAAATTTGAAGATTTGTTATTTGTCATAAAACAGGAAGCAGGTAATACCTATATGGTTGATCCGGAAGAGTTGGAATATCTGGAAAAAACGATCGCGTTGCTAAAAGCTAAAAAAATTCCTACTGTTTACTTGCGGCCTCGTGTTCATCCAATTTTAAACAATTATGAGCGGATTGAATCCAATTGGGCGGAATTTGAAACTAAAGTTTTGGATACACTTCAAAGAAGCGACGTTCACTATGTGGATGCAAATGAGCTTCCTATGAAATGCGATTATTTTTCTGATGCCAGTCATTTGTCGCGACGTTGCTATACTGAGCTTTCGTCTTTTCTTCTACCTGTACGTTGA